The proteins below come from a single Ailuropoda melanoleuca isolate Jingjing chromosome 1, ASM200744v2, whole genome shotgun sequence genomic window:
- the GPR171 gene encoding probable G-protein coupled receptor 171 has protein sequence MTNSSIFCPVYTDLEPFTYFFYLVFLVGIIGSGFATWAFIQSNTTHRCVSIYLINLLTADFLLTLALPVKIVVDLGVAPWKLKIFHCQVTACLIYINMYLSIIFLAFVSIDRCLQLTYSSKIYRIQEPGFAKMISTVVWLMVLLITVPNMIIPIKDIEEKPNVGCMEFKREFGRNWHLLTNFICVAIFLNFSAIILISNCLVIRQLYRNKDNENYPYVKKALINILLVTTGYIICFVPYHIVRIPYTLSQTEVISDCPTRISLFKAKEATLLLAVSNLCFDPILYYHLSKAFRLKVNMTFASQKETKAPKEKSNGENSA, from the coding sequence ATGACAAACAGTTCAATCTTCTGCCCAGTTTACACAGATCTGGAGccattcacatattttttttatttagttttccttGTTGGAATTATTGGAAGTGGTTTTGCAACCTGGGCTTTCATACAGAGCAACACAACTCACAGGTGCGTaagcatatatttaattaatttgcttACGGCTGATTTCCTGCTGACTCTGGCATTACCAGTGAAAATCGTCGTGGACTTGGGCGTGGCACCCTGGAAGCTGAAGATATTCCACTGCCAAGTGACGGCCTGCCTCATCTACATCAATATGTACTTATCAATTATCTTCTTAGCATTTGTCAGCATTGATCGCTGTCTTCAGCTGACATACAGCTCCAAGATTTATCGGATACAAGAACCTGGATTTGCCAAAATGATATCGACCGTGGTGTGGCTAATGGTCCTTCTTATAACGGTGCCCAACATGATAATTCCCATCAAAGACATCGAGGAGAAGCCAAATGTGGGATGCATGGAATTCAAAAGGGAGTTTGGCAGAAATTGGCATTTGCTGACAAATTTCATATGtgtagcaatatttttaaatttctcagccATCATTTTAATATCTAACTGCCTTGTAATTCGACAACtctacagaaacaaagataatgaaaattatCCATATGTGAAAAAAGCCCTCATCAACATACTTTTAGTGACTACAGGCTACATCATATGTTTTGTTCCGTATCACATTGTCCGAATCCCATACACCCTGAGCCAGACAGAGGTAATATCTGATTGCCCGACCAGGATTTCACTCTTCAAAGCCAAAGAGGCCACACTGCTCCTTGCTGTGTCGAACCTGTGTTTTGATCCTATCTTGTACTATCATCTCTCAAAAGCATTCCGCTTAAAAGTCAACATGACTTTTGCTTCACAGAAGGAGACCAAGGctccaaaagaaaaatcaaatggtGAAAACAGTGC